Proteins encoded within one genomic window of Tabrizicola piscis:
- the phnN gene encoding phosphonate metabolism protein/1,5-bisphosphokinase (PRPP-forming) PhnN, whose protein sequence is MIFAIVGPSGAGKDTLIAGAMVERPDLRLIRRVITRPSAAGGEDFEGVTEAEFNERLLHGDFALHWQAHGLSYGIPKALLQAPGDVIFNGSRAALPEAAKVFPDLRVILVTAPDHILAARLAARGRESEADISQRLTRAAFTLPEGITADTVVNDGALETGIARLLAALQPVKA, encoded by the coding sequence ATGATCTTCGCAATCGTCGGCCCCTCTGGCGCAGGCAAGGACACGCTGATCGCCGGTGCGATGGTAGAGCGCCCCGACCTGCGCCTGATCCGCCGCGTCATCACCCGGCCGTCAGCGGCAGGGGGCGAGGATTTTGAGGGCGTGACGGAGGCCGAGTTCAACGAGCGTCTCCTGCACGGCGACTTCGCCCTGCACTGGCAGGCACATGGCCTAAGCTACGGCATCCCCAAGGCGCTACTCCAAGCCCCTGGCGACGTGATCTTCAACGGCAGCCGCGCCGCCTTGCCCGAGGCCGCAAAGGTCTTCCCCGACCTCCGCGTGATCCTGGTCACCGCCCCCGACCACATCCTCGCCGCCCGCCTCGCCGCCCGTGGCCGCGAGAGCGAAGCCGACATATCCCAACGCCTGACCCGCGCCGCGTTCACCCTGCCGGAAGGCATAACTGCGGATACGGTGGTGAATGACGGCGCGCTGGAGACCGGCATCGCCCGGCTTCTGGCAGCGCTTCAGCCGGTCAAGGCATAG
- a CDS encoding DUF1045 domain-containing protein: MKRYAVYFAPRPGEFADRAAGWLSGGVALPGLPRPAAEITGDPRRYGFHGTLRAPFRPAEGMDQRRIEGTVGDLARRLAPVSCEGLRLENLHGFLALTPVGCEAAMLEFGAMVVEGTDTLRAPLTEAEIARRRPERLTSRQRALLQVWGYPHVMEEFRFHLTLTDRLPEAEVAPVMAALDRYFTPVLPRPFLIEDLCLFGEDDAGFHLLHRYALTG; the protein is encoded by the coding sequence ATGAAACGCTACGCTGTCTATTTCGCGCCCCGACCGGGGGAATTCGCCGACCGGGCTGCGGGCTGGCTGTCGGGTGGGGTCGCCCTGCCCGGATTGCCACGGCCTGCCGCCGAGATCACGGGGGACCCGCGCCGCTATGGCTTTCACGGCACGCTGCGCGCGCCGTTCCGTCCGGCCGAGGGTATGGATCAACGCCGGATCGAGGGGACAGTGGGCGACCTTGCCAGACGCCTTGCCCCTGTCAGTTGCGAGGGGTTGCGGCTGGAGAACCTGCACGGGTTCCTGGCGCTGACACCGGTCGGCTGCGAGGCGGCGATGCTGGAGTTTGGCGCGATGGTGGTGGAGGGGACCGACACCCTGCGCGCGCCCCTGACCGAGGCGGAAATCGCGCGGCGTCGTCCGGAACGCCTGACCAGCCGCCAGCGGGCGCTCTTGCAGGTCTGGGGTTATCCGCATGTGATGGAGGAGTTCCGGTTTCACCTGACCCTCACCGACCGCCTGCCCGAGGCTGAGGTCGCACCGGTGATGGCGGCGCTGGACAGATACTTCACGCCGGTGCTGCCGCGTCCGTTCCTGATCGAGGATCTGTGCCTGTTCGGGGAAGATGACGCGGGGTTCCACTTGCTGCACCGCTATGCCTTGACCGGCTGA
- a CDS encoding alpha-D-ribose 1-methylphosphonate 5-triphosphate diphosphatase — protein MTETILANATLVLEGEVLRGSLRLAEGRIADITEGGTIPAGAVDCNGDLVMPGLVELHTDNLERHIEPRPKVAWPHQSAIVAHDAELASTGITTVFDALRVGSIVSSNKTNYGEYARALADEILDLRREGALKISHFLHLRAEVCSETLVEELAKFGPEDQIGIVSLMDHTPGQRQFRDISKLKDYYTGKYGLSEADWADHVTTQKSLRDRLGDAHEAAVVVEARRYGAVLASHDDTTAEQVATSAQHGVHFAEFPTTTEAAAACRTHGIKVMMGGPNLIRGGSHSGNVAAKELAEAGLLDILSSDYVPSSLLSGALFLGDLWGDVARGVATVTTAPAAATGLDDRGALRPGLRADVIRVARVGRAAALRGVWVAGHRVG, from the coding sequence ATGACGGAAACCATCCTCGCCAACGCCACACTGGTCCTCGAAGGCGAAGTCCTGCGCGGCAGCCTCCGCCTGGCCGAAGGCCGCATCGCCGACATCACCGAAGGCGGCACCATCCCGGCCGGCGCGGTGGACTGCAACGGTGACCTCGTGATGCCCGGCCTTGTCGAACTCCACACCGACAACCTCGAACGCCATATCGAGCCGCGCCCCAAGGTCGCCTGGCCCCACCAATCCGCCATCGTCGCCCATGACGCCGAGCTTGCCAGCACCGGCATTACCACCGTGTTTGACGCCCTTCGGGTGGGCTCCATCGTCAGCTCGAACAAGACCAACTACGGCGAATATGCCCGTGCGCTGGCCGACGAAATTCTTGACCTCCGCCGCGAGGGCGCGCTGAAGATCAGCCACTTCCTCCACCTCCGGGCCGAGGTTTGCAGCGAAACGCTGGTCGAAGAACTGGCCAAATTCGGCCCCGAGGATCAGATCGGCATCGTCAGCCTGATGGACCACACCCCCGGCCAGCGCCAGTTCCGCGACATCTCCAAGCTCAAGGACTACTACACCGGCAAGTACGGCCTGTCCGAGGCCGACTGGGCCGACCATGTCACCACCCAGAAATCCCTGCGCGACCGGCTGGGCGACGCCCACGAAGCCGCCGTGGTGGTTGAGGCGCGCCGTTATGGCGCCGTCCTTGCCAGCCATGACGACACGACCGCCGAACAGGTCGCCACCAGCGCCCAGCACGGCGTCCACTTCGCCGAATTCCCCACCACGACCGAGGCCGCCGCCGCCTGCCGCACCCACGGCATCAAGGTGATGATGGGCGGCCCGAACCTGATCCGCGGCGGCAGCCATTCCGGCAACGTCGCGGCCAAGGAACTGGCCGAGGCGGGCCTCCTCGACATCCTGTCGTCGGATTACGTCCCGTCCTCCCTGCTTTCCGGCGCGCTGTTCCTCGGCGATCTCTGGGGCGACGTCGCGCGCGGCGTGGCCACCGTCACCACCGCGCCCGCCGCTGCCACCGGGCTTGACGACCGGGGTGCCTTGCGCCCGGGCCTGCGCGCCGACGTGATCCGCGTCGCCCGCGTCGGGCGCGCCGCCGCCCTGCGCGGGGTCTGGGTGGCAGGTCACCGCGTCGGCTGA
- a CDS encoding NAD(P)/FAD-dependent oxidoreductase — protein MQGFQAEPKHDSYDVVIIGGAIMGSSTAWWLTRLGFTGRILVLERDPTYAQAGTTHTNSCIRQQFSTELNIRISQFGAEFVQNLRRHMGDDDRIPPLKIQNFGYMYLADSPGFAAVLRANQHLQIALGAETRLLTPDQIKAEYPFYAVDDLTLGSINTRDEGYFDGSTMFDWFRRKAREAGVEYVVDEAKAMTLADGKVTTVTLASGRQIACGTVVNASGPRGARTAAMAGIDLPIEPRKRFTWVIQAATPLDRPLPLTIDPSGVHMREVGGGTYMIGGHADHDPAADFDDFAMDSSIWEDKIWPAIATRIPAFEAVKIISEWTGHYDYNTLDQNAVTGPHPDVQNFLFLNGFSGHGLQQSPAMGRGTAEWIVHGRYQTLDLSPFHYDRITSGEAVVEGAII, from the coding sequence ATGCAAGGCTTTCAGGCGGAACCGAAGCACGACAGCTATGACGTTGTCATCATCGGCGGCGCGATCATGGGGTCTTCCACCGCCTGGTGGCTGACCCGCCTTGGCTTCACCGGCCGCATCCTCGTGCTGGAACGCGACCCGACCTATGCGCAGGCCGGGACCACCCACACCAATTCCTGCATCCGCCAGCAGTTTTCCACCGAGCTCAACATCCGCATCTCGCAGTTTGGGGCCGAGTTCGTGCAGAACCTGCGCCGCCATATGGGCGACGATGACCGGATCCCGCCGCTGAAGATCCAGAACTTCGGCTACATGTATCTGGCCGACAGCCCGGGTTTTGCAGCCGTGCTGCGCGCCAACCAGCATTTGCAGATTGCCCTTGGCGCAGAAACCCGCCTGCTGACCCCGGATCAGATCAAGGCCGAATACCCCTTCTACGCCGTCGACGATCTGACCCTTGGCTCGATCAACACCCGCGACGAAGGCTATTTCGACGGCTCCACCATGTTCGACTGGTTCCGCCGAAAGGCGCGTGAAGCGGGGGTGGAATATGTGGTGGATGAGGCCAAGGCCATGACGCTTGCAGACGGCAAGGTGACCACCGTCACCCTCGCCTCCGGTCGCCAGATCGCCTGCGGCACGGTCGTCAACGCCTCTGGCCCGCGCGGGGCGCGTACGGCTGCCATGGCCGGGATCGACCTGCCCATCGAACCCCGCAAGCGCTTTACCTGGGTCATCCAGGCCGCCACGCCGCTTGACCGGCCCTTGCCCCTGACCATCGACCCGTCGGGTGTCCACATGCGTGAAGTTGGGGGCGGCACCTACATGATCGGCGGTCATGCCGACCACGATCCCGCAGCCGATTTCGACGACTTCGCGATGGACTCGAGTATCTGGGAAGACAAGATCTGGCCCGCCATCGCCACCCGCATCCCCGCGTTCGAAGCGGTGAAGATCATCAGCGAATGGACCGGGCATTACGACTACAACACGCTGGACCAGAACGCCGTGACCGGCCCGCATCCAGACGTGCAGAACTTCCTGTTCCTGAACGGCTTTTCCGGCCACGGCCTGCAACAATCCCCCGCCATGGGGCGCGGCACGGCTGAATGGATCGTCCACGGTCGCTATCAGACCCTTGACCTGTCGCCCTTCCATTATGACCGCATCACCTCCGGTGAGGCCGTGGTGGAAGGCGCGATCATCTGA
- a CDS encoding DUF1330 domain-containing protein — protein MAVTVLALTTLHPGGDAALQTYLDVVGPLMESAGARLVSRHAVARVLAGDGPARYVSLVSYPSEAAVREVFESPAYLALSSVKAAAFSHYEVSLLDRMV, from the coding sequence ATGGCCGTGACCGTCCTTGCCCTGACCACCCTTCACCCCGGCGGCGATGCCGCGCTGCAAACCTATCTCGACGTGGTCGGCCCCTTGATGGAATCTGCCGGCGCGCGTCTGGTCAGCCGCCATGCCGTAGCGCGGGTGCTGGCAGGCGACGGTCCGGCGCGCTACGTCTCGCTGGTCTCCTACCCGTCCGAGGCTGCGGTGCGCGAGGTGTTCGAAAGCCCCGCCTATCTTGCGCTGTCCAGCGTCAAGGCCGCCGCCTTCAGCCATTATGAGGTCAGCTTGCTCGACCGGATGGTCTAG
- a CDS encoding VOC family protein, whose translation MLTPFHLAYHVTDLDAARAFYGEVLGCTEGRSTETWVDFNFFGHQLSLHLGEPFQTTNTGKVGDHMVPMPHLGLVLHLPDWQALADRLVQAGLAFVLPPSVRFEGQPGEQWTMFFRDPSGNPIEVKGFRDLGAVFAA comes from the coding sequence ATGCTGACCCCGTTTCACCTGGCCTATCACGTCACCGACCTTGACGCCGCCCGCGCCTTTTATGGCGAGGTCCTTGGCTGCACCGAGGGGCGGAGCACCGAAACCTGGGTCGATTTCAACTTCTTCGGCCATCAGCTGAGCCTGCATCTGGGCGAGCCGTTCCAGACGACGAACACCGGCAAGGTCGGCGATCATATGGTTCCGATGCCGCACCTTGGTCTGGTGCTGCACTTGCCGGACTGGCAGGCGCTGGCAGACCGGCTGGTGCAGGCCGGGCTGGCCTTCGTGCTGCCCCCGTCCGTCCGCTTTGAAGGCCAGCCGGGCGAGCAATGGACGATGTTTTTCCGCGACCCCAGCGGCAACCCGATTGAGGTGAAGGGCTTTCGTGACCTTGGGGCGGTGTTCGCCGCCTAG
- a CDS encoding O-acetylhomoserine aminocarboxypropyltransferase/cysteine synthase family protein, producing the protein MTDRPMGFDTLCIHAATAPDPATGARQVPIYQTTAYVFRDADHAAKLFNLQEVGYIYSRLTNPTVSALANRVVALEGGAGGIACSSGHAAQIMALFPIMAPGRNVVASTRLYGGTIQQFSNTIRKFGWSAKFVDFDDPKAIEAAIDGDTRALFCETICNPGGAISDLDAIARVADMAGIPLIVDNTTASPYLCRPIEHGATLVVHSATKYLTGNGTVTGGIVVDSGKFNWSASDKFPSLSQPEPAYHGLVFHPTLGNMAFTFHSIAIGLRDLGMTMNPQGAHYTLMGIETLALRMQRHVENAQIVAEWLEQDPRIGKVTYPGLKSSAYHHLAQKITPKGPGALFTFSVKGGYEACVKLIDNVKLFSHVANLGDTRSLIIHSASTTHRQLSEEAQIKAGAAPDVVRVSIGIENVEDIIADLDQALAKATA; encoded by the coding sequence ATGACCGACAGACCAATGGGCTTCGATACCCTTTGCATCCACGCCGCCACCGCCCCCGACCCCGCCACCGGGGCCCGGCAGGTGCCGATCTACCAGACCACCGCCTACGTCTTCCGCGACGCCGACCACGCTGCCAAGCTCTTCAACCTGCAAGAGGTGGGCTATATCTACTCGCGCCTGACCAACCCCACCGTCTCGGCCCTCGCGAACCGGGTTGTGGCGCTGGAAGGCGGGGCGGGCGGGATCGCCTGCTCCTCGGGCCACGCGGCGCAGATCATGGCGCTGTTCCCGATCATGGCGCCGGGGCGCAACGTGGTCGCCTCAACCCGGCTCTACGGCGGGACGATCCAGCAGTTTTCGAACACGATCCGCAAGTTCGGCTGGTCGGCCAAGTTCGTCGATTTCGACGACCCAAAAGCGATCGAGGCTGCCATCGACGGCGACACCCGCGCCCTGTTCTGCGAAACGATCTGCAACCCCGGCGGTGCGATCTCGGACCTTGATGCCATCGCCCGTGTCGCCGACATGGCCGGCATCCCGCTGATCGTCGACAACACCACCGCCAGCCCCTACCTCTGCCGCCCGATCGAACACGGCGCGACGCTGGTCGTCCACTCGGCGACCAAGTACCTGACCGGCAACGGCACCGTCACCGGCGGGATCGTGGTGGATTCGGGCAAGTTCAACTGGTCGGCCTCCGACAAGTTCCCCTCACTGTCCCAGCCCGAGCCTGCCTACCACGGTCTTGTCTTCCACCCGACGCTTGGGAACATGGCCTTCACCTTCCACTCCATCGCCATTGGCCTGCGTGACCTTGGCATGACGATGAACCCGCAAGGCGCGCATTACACCCTGATGGGGATCGAAACGCTGGCCCTGCGGATGCAGCGCCATGTCGAGAATGCGCAGATCGTCGCCGAATGGCTGGAGCAGGACCCTCGGATTGGCAAGGTGACCTATCCCGGCCTCAAATCCTCGGCCTACCATCACCTTGCGCAGAAGATCACGCCCAAGGGCCCCGGCGCGCTGTTTACCTTCAGCGTCAAGGGCGGGTACGAGGCTTGCGTCAAGCTGATCGACAACGTGAAGCTGTTCTCGCATGTGGCAAACCTGGGTGACACGCGCAGCCTGATCATCCATTCCGCATCGACCACGCATCGGCAGCTGTCGGAAGAGGCCCAGATCAAGGCCGGGGCCGCGCCGGATGTGGTGCGGGTGTCGATCGGGATCGAGAATGTCGAGGATATCATCGCCGACCTTGATCAGGCATTGGCCAAGGCCACGGCCTGA
- a CDS encoding SIMPL domain-containing protein — protein MRAITALLLTASLALPLPALADDALPPMITVTGTGTVEAAPDIATLSIGVTTQGETAAEALSANSAALDAVMARLTAAGIAAPDMQTSNLSLNPNWTGYESSSVSGPTISGYVASNILTIRLRQLDGLGAVLDAAVADGANTLNGLTFGLADPKPALDEARKEAVADARARAELLAAAAGVKLGRVISISEGVVPTDPAPMFRAEASAAPVPVAGGEVGLSASVTIFYQIVE, from the coding sequence ATGCGTGCCATCACAGCCCTGCTGCTGACCGCCAGCCTTGCCCTGCCCCTGCCCGCCCTTGCGGACGACGCCCTGCCGCCGATGATCACCGTCACCGGCACCGGCACGGTCGAGGCGGCCCCCGATATCGCCACCCTGTCCATCGGCGTGACGACCCAAGGCGAAACCGCCGCCGAGGCGCTGAGCGCGAACTCCGCCGCGCTTGACGCGGTGATGGCCCGTCTGACGGCTGCCGGGATCGCGGCACCCGACATGCAGACGTCGAACCTGTCGCTGAACCCCAACTGGACAGGCTACGAAAGCTCCTCCGTCAGCGGGCCGACCATTTCGGGCTATGTGGCGTCAAACATCCTGACGATCCGCCTGCGTCAGCTTGACGGGCTGGGCGCGGTCCTTGATGCCGCCGTGGCGGATGGGGCGAATACCCTGAACGGGCTGACCTTCGGGCTGGCCGACCCCAAGCCCGCGCTGGACGAGGCGCGGAAAGAGGCGGTCGCCGATGCCCGCGCCCGGGCCGAGCTTCTGGCCGCGGCAGCGGGGGTGAAGCTGGGTCGCGTCATCTCGATCAGCGAGGGGGTCGTCCCGACGGACCCCGCGCCGATGTTCCGCGCCGAAGCCTCGGCCGCGCCGGTTCCGGTCGCCGGGGGTGAGGTTGGGCTGTCCGCCAGCGTGACAATCTTCTATCAGATCGTCGAATAA
- the cobT gene encoding nicotinate-nucleotide--dimethylbenzimidazole phosphoribosyltransferase encodes MPFQTLAEFRDLLGRMPAPDATAIAAATARNGQLTKPPGALGRMEALAIWMAGWQGTDKPRADQPQIVIFAGNHGVTARGVSAFPAEVTVQMVANFAHGGAAINQLAKAFGAKLDVHALDLDRPTADFTEQPAMSEAEVVAVLRKGFEAVDPTAHLFVAGEMGIGNTTVAAALAAALYGGTGWAGRGTGVDDAGLARKEAAVAAGLARHAAVLSDPLQVLRCLGGREIAAMAGAILGARMARVPVILDGFIACAAAAVLEVATPGALDHCVAGHLSAEGAHGRLLERLGKEPLLSLGLRLGEGSGAALAIGVLQGAVACHSGMATFAEAGVAAGG; translated from the coding sequence ATGCCGTTCCAGACCCTCGCCGAATTTCGCGACCTTCTGGGCCGGATGCCTGCCCCGGACGCCACGGCCATCGCGGCGGCAACGGCGCGGAACGGCCAGTTGACCAAACCCCCCGGCGCGCTTGGCCGGATGGAGGCTCTGGCCATCTGGATGGCAGGATGGCAGGGCACTGACAAACCCCGTGCCGACCAGCCGCAGATCGTGATCTTCGCCGGAAATCACGGCGTTACCGCGCGCGGCGTGTCGGCCTTCCCGGCCGAGGTGACGGTGCAGATGGTCGCCAACTTCGCCCATGGCGGGGCGGCGATCAATCAGCTGGCCAAGGCCTTTGGCGCCAAGCTGGACGTTCATGCGCTGGACCTTGACCGCCCCACCGCTGATTTCACCGAACAGCCCGCGATGTCCGAGGCCGAGGTTGTCGCCGTCCTGCGCAAAGGCTTTGAAGCCGTCGATCCCACGGCACATCTCTTCGTCGCCGGGGAAATGGGGATCGGCAACACCACCGTTGCAGCGGCGCTGGCTGCGGCGCTTTACGGCGGCACCGGCTGGGCCGGGCGCGGAACCGGCGTGGATGACGCTGGCCTTGCGCGCAAAGAGGCGGCAGTGGCCGCAGGCCTTGCGCGCCATGCGGCTGTGCTGTCAGACCCGCTGCAAGTCCTGCGCTGCCTTGGAGGGCGTGAAATCGCGGCCATGGCTGGGGCAATCCTTGGCGCGCGCATGGCCCGGGTGCCGGTGATCCTTGACGGCTTCATCGCATGCGCCGCCGCCGCCGTGCTCGAGGTTGCCACCCCCGGCGCGCTGGATCACTGCGTTGCAGGTCACCTCAGCGCCGAAGGCGCGCATGGTCGGCTGCTTGAAAGACTGGGGAAAGAGCCGCTCTTGTCGCTGGGCCTAAGGCTTGGCGAAGGCTCGGGTGCGGCGCTGGCGATCGGGGTGCTGCAAGGCGCGGTGGCCTGCCATTCCGGCATGGCCACCTTCGCCGAGGCCGGGGTGGCTGCAGGCGGTTGA
- the cobS gene encoding adenosylcobinamide-GDP ribazoletransferase, with protein sequence MPTLRDIGPQLLPDLWSAFALLTRLPVPDHSPRGAASAWAWPVVGAVLGALAAGFAGVTLWLGLTPGVVAAGVLGLAALMTGGLHEDGLSDTADGLFGGWTKERRLEIMKDSRVGSYGVLALVLVTLARWSALTTVLAAGGLWGLIAVGALSRAPMGLVMSALPNARGGGLSHATGRPSAAIALAGAGVALIIAFLFAGWVALPMLALAALAVGLLARSAQRRIGGQTGDILGATQQLAEAACLAVLAAYAA encoded by the coding sequence TTGCCCACCCTTCGCGACATCGGACCACAGTTGCTGCCAGACCTGTGGTCGGCCTTCGCGCTGCTGACGCGGCTGCCGGTGCCGGATCATAGCCCGCGCGGCGCGGCATCGGCCTGGGCCTGGCCTGTGGTAGGGGCGGTGCTTGGGGCGTTGGCGGCAGGGTTTGCCGGTGTGACGCTGTGGCTTGGGCTGACGCCGGGGGTCGTGGCGGCAGGGGTGCTGGGCCTTGCGGCGCTGATGACCGGCGGGCTGCATGAGGATGGCCTGTCTGACACGGCAGACGGGCTGTTTGGCGGCTGGACGAAGGAACGGCGGCTGGAGATCATGAAGGACAGCCGGGTGGGCAGCTACGGCGTGCTGGCGCTGGTGCTGGTTACTCTGGCGCGCTGGTCGGCGCTGACCACGGTATTGGCGGCAGGCGGCCTTTGGGGGCTGATCGCGGTCGGTGCGCTTAGCCGGGCGCCGATGGGGTTGGTGATGTCGGCGCTGCCCAATGCGCGCGGGGGCGGGCTGAGCCATGCGACCGGTCGGCCAAGTGCCGCGATTGCGCTGGCCGGGGCAGGGGTGGCGCTGATCATCGCCTTCCTTTTCGCAGGTTGGGTCGCGCTGCCGATGCTGGCGCTGGCCGCGCTGGCGGTGGGATTGCTCGCCCGGTCCGCGCAACGCCGGATCGGCGGACAGACCGGCGATATCCTTGGGGCAACGCAGCAGCTGGCCGAGGCCGCCTGTCTGGCCGTGCTGGCGGCCTACGCAGCCTGA
- the ribB gene encoding 3,4-dihydroxy-2-butanone-4-phosphate synthase, with protein MTDFSDAISSTDEIIEDARNGRMFILVDHEDRENEGDLVIPAQMCTPSAINFMAMHGRGLICLALPGSRIDALGLPLMSPKNSSRHETAFTLSIEAREGVTTGISAADRARTVSVAIDPTKGAADIATPGHIFPLRAREGGVLVRAGHTEAAVDVSRLAGLNPSGVICEIMNDDGSMARLPDLIGFAQRHGLKIGTISDLIAYRRRHDNLITEKAVKSVASTHGGDWLMRVFADETHGDEHIVLSKGDLAAPGPVLVRVHALNPLEDVLGVGGGGELPAAMRLIAADGRGVVVLLRDTTMKMVTPGEHSPQTLRQYGLGAQILSSLGLSSITLVTNSKAPRFVGLDAYGLTIAGTCPIKE; from the coding sequence ATGACCGATTTTTCGGATGCCATCTCCTCGACCGATGAAATCATCGAAGACGCCCGCAACGGGCGGATGTTCATTCTTGTCGATCATGAGGATCGGGAGAACGAAGGGGATCTGGTGATCCCCGCGCAGATGTGCACCCCGTCGGCGATCAACTTCATGGCGATGCATGGGCGGGGGCTGATCTGCCTTGCGCTGCCGGGGTCGCGGATTGACGCGCTGGGCCTGCCGTTGATGAGCCCGAAGAACTCCAGCCGCCATGAGACGGCGTTCACCCTGTCGATCGAGGCGCGCGAAGGGGTGACGACGGGGATTTCGGCGGCGGACCGGGCGCGGACAGTCTCGGTCGCCATCGACCCGACGAAGGGCGCGGCGGACATTGCGACGCCGGGGCATATCTTCCCGCTGCGGGCGCGTGAGGGCGGCGTGCTGGTGCGCGCGGGCCATACCGAGGCGGCGGTGGACGTCAGCCGTCTGGCCGGGCTGAACCCGTCGGGCGTGATCTGCGAGATCATGAATGATGACGGCAGCATGGCGCGTTTGCCGGACCTGATCGGCTTTGCGCAGCGCCATGGGCTGAAGATCGGGACGATTTCCGACCTGATCGCCTATCGGCGCCGGCATGACAATCTGATCACCGAAAAGGCTGTGAAATCCGTGGCTTCCACCCATGGCGGTGACTGGCTGATGCGGGTTTTCGCGGATGAAACCCATGGCGACGAGCATATCGTGCTGTCCAAGGGCGACCTTGCGGCACCGGGGCCGGTTCTGGTGCGGGTCCATGCGCTGAACCCGCTTGAGGATGTGCTGGGCGTGGGCGGCGGGGGCGAGTTGCCTGCCGCCATGCGCCTGATCGCGGCGGATGGGCGGGGGGTGGTTGTGCTGCTTCGCGATACCACGATGAAGATGGTGACGCCCGGCGAACACTCGCCCCAGACCTTGCGGCAGTATGGGTTGGGCGCGCAGATCCTGTCGTCGCTGGGGTTGTCATCGATCACGCTGGTGACGAATTCCAAGGCCCCCCGGTTCGTGGGGCTGGACGCCTATGGGCTGACCATCGCGGGCACCTGCCCGATCAAGGAGTGA
- a CDS encoding 6,7-dimethyl-8-ribityllumazine synthase, translating into MATAEVHYTLPLPTFDKPVKLLIVVAPYYKDIADNLVAGARSVGAACGAEVDLVEVPGALEIPSAIALAERLADYDGYVALGCVIRGETTHYDTVCNDSSRAISLLGLQGACIGNGILTVENRAQAEVRADPAGQNKGGGAAAAALHLIALSRTWAGKTKGIGFRP; encoded by the coding sequence ATGGCCACCGCTGAAGTCCATTACACCCTGCCGCTGCCGACCTTCGACAAGCCGGTGAAACTGCTGATCGTGGTGGCGCCCTACTACAAGGACATCGCCGACAATCTGGTGGCCGGGGCACGGTCCGTGGGGGCCGCCTGCGGGGCCGAGGTTGATCTGGTCGAAGTGCCGGGCGCTTTGGAGATCCCGTCGGCCATCGCTTTGGCCGAACGGCTGGCCGATTATGACGGCTATGTCGCGCTTGGCTGCGTGATCCGGGGCGAGACCACGCATTACGACACGGTCTGCAATGATTCGAGCCGGGCGATCAGCCTTTTGGGCCTGCAGGGCGCCTGTATCGGCAACGGCATCCTGACGGTGGAAAACCGCGCTCAGGCCGAGGTGCGGGCCGACCCGGCCGGGCAGAACAAAGGTGGCGGTGCCGCAGCGGCCGCCTTGCACCTGATCGCGCTTTCGCGCACATGGGCCGGGAAGACCAAGGGGATCGGCTTTCGTCCATGA
- the nusB gene encoding transcription antitermination factor NusB, which translates to MTTAKRDQKRQMKSAARLYAVQALFQMETSGQTVEAVTREFETHRFGATYEEGEFAEGDVDHFRAVVGGAVNWQAKIDQMTDRALVAAWPIDRIDPVLRALFRAAGAEIVDTATPPKVAITEYVDVAKAFFPDGKEPKFVNAVLDHMAREAKPEAF; encoded by the coding sequence ATGACCACCGCCAAACGTGACCAGAAACGCCAGATGAAATCCGCCGCCCGGCTTTACGCGGTGCAGGCGCTGTTCCAGATGGAAACCTCGGGCCAGACGGTCGAGGCCGTGACGCGTGAGTTCGAGACCCACCGCTTTGGCGCGACCTATGAGGAAGGCGAGTTTGCCGAAGGCGACGTGGACCATTTCCGCGCCGTAGTCGGGGGCGCGGTCAACTGGCAGGCCAAGATCGACCAGATGACCGACCGCGCGCTGGTCGCCGCCTGGCCGATTGACCGGATTGACCCGGTGCTGCGCGCCCTGTTCCGCGCGGCGGGGGCCGAGATCGTGGACACGGCGACCCCGCCCAAGGTGGCGATCACCGAATATGTCGATGTGGCCAAGGCCTTCTTCCCGGATGGGAAGGAACCCAAGTTCGTCAACGCCGTCCTTGACCATATGGCGCGTGAGGCCAAGCCCGAGGCGTTCTGA